The Novibacillus thermophilus genome segment TTAGGCGCCGGCAATTTGATTAGCAACCTCGGCATTCCCGCGGTCATCGGAACGACGTTTATTTCCATCATGGTCGTCGCGTTTGCGGCGACGACGCTGGATACGTCAATGCGCTTGCAGCGCTTTATTTTGTCGGAGATCGGGGAGCAGTACAACGTTCCGTTTTTGAAAAACATGAACTTTTCCACCGTTCTCGTGTTTCTCACGTGCGTCGCGTTAGCGTTTCTGGCGGACCCGTCCAATCCAGGGTCAGGCGGGATGGTGCTATGGCCCCTGTTCGGAACGACGAACCAGTTGACGGCAGGATTGTCGTTAATCGTGTTGGCTTTATTGCTGTGGCGCATGGGGCGACCTGTCGTTTACGTCGTCATCCCCCTTGTGTTTGTGGTCACGATGACGACGGCGAGCATGGTCTACAACATTATGAGTTACGTCCAGCAAGGAAACATTTTGTTAGTCGTCGTCGGCACGTTGGTTTTGGCGTTAAACGTCTGGCTCATATTGGAAGGAATGTTAGCGGCAAGGCGTGAAAGCAACCGACCGGACATTCCTTCCGGCCCACCCCACACCAGATAAAGGGTAGGCACTTTACACCTCCATCGTGATGAGAAAAAAGCAGGCATTGGGCTCAAAAGGAGCGTCAATTCGCGGAAAGGAGACGGCTACTTTGGACAGAGGACAGGGACAACGCTTTTGGCAGAAATTCAAACAGTTTTACGAGGAAATGTACTTCGTTCCGTACCGGCAGACGATGAAGCGGGACATTCAACAGGAGGAAGACGTCTTCAAGTTAATGGCACTGTCAGAAATGCTCGGCATCCCCAATCCCGTCTCATTTTACACGCTGGAATTGATGCCGTTTGTGCTCGAAGACTTTCACGAGTGGCACAAGCGGATGGGGATGGAAAAATCGCCATTGGACGGATTTCGATGCTGTTAGCCGGTCTGTTTCGCAAAAAGTTTGCCGCCGACGCGCATTCAACTGCGGACCAAACGAGGAGGGCCGTGCGTCTCGCGTTCTTCGGGGGAAAGGGTGGGGTGGGGAAAACGACGTGTTCGGCCGCCTTTGCGTTGGCATTGGCAGAAAAAGGTTACCGGACTCTTCTCGTCTCTACCGACCCCGCCCATTCCACCGGTGATCTACTGGAGGTGACAGGGGGAGAACAACCGGTGAACGTGAAGGAAAACTTGTGGCTGAAAGAAATCGACGCGGAGGCTGCATCCGATCGGTATATACGGGAGGTGAAGCAACAGTTACAAGGTCTTACCGCACCAGGGTTGTGGAAAGAAGTGGAGCGGCAAATGGATTTTGCCGCTGCTTCCCCCGGCGCAGAGGAAGCGGCCCAGTTCGACGAAATGGTGGGAACTATTTTAGAGGCAGACGGGTCTTACGACCACCTCGTATTCGATACGGCCCCTACGGGGCACACGTTGCGCTTGATGTCGTTGCCGGAACTGATGGGCGTGTGGATCGAGGGCATGATTGCCCGCCGAAAAAAAACGCAAGACCTGAACCGGATGTTGAGCAATATAGCCGGCACAGATGTGGAACCGGAAGATCGAGTGTATGAAATACTGCAGAGGAGAAAAAACCGCTTTGCCGCCGTGCGCGAAGCGCTACACAACCCGGACGTGACGTCCTTTTACTTCGTACTCAATCCGGAGCGTCTGTCCATCGTAGAGACGGAGAAAGCCATGAATCTCCTGCACAAGTACGGAGTACCAGTGAAGGGAATCGTCGTAAACCGGGTGCTGCCGAAGGAGGCGGACGGAGTGTTCATCGCTAAGCGGCGGGAACAGGAGCGAGCGTATGTCAAAAACATCGCGGAGCGTTTTCAAGGTATTTCTAAAATATACATTCCGATGAAACCGACGGACATTCGGGGATTGGACAGTTTAAGG includes the following:
- a CDS encoding ArsA family ATPase, with translation MAQADGDGKIAIGRISMLLAGLFRKKFAADAHSTADQTRRAVRLAFFGGKGGVGKTTCSAAFALALAEKGYRTLLVSTDPAHSTGDLLEVTGGEQPVNVKENLWLKEIDAEAASDRYIREVKQQLQGLTAPGLWKEVERQMDFAAASPGAEEAAQFDEMVGTILEADGSYDHLVFDTAPTGHTLRLMSLPELMGVWIEGMIARRKKTQDLNRMLSNIAGTDVEPEDRVYEILQRRKNRFAAVREALHNPDVTSFYFVLNPERLSIVETEKAMNLLHKYGVPVKGIVVNRVLPKEADGVFIAKRREQERAYVKNIAERFQGISKIYIPMKPTDIRGLDSLRAISELLWEGMFNKR
- a CDS encoding cory-CC-star protein; the encoded protein is MRKKQALGSKGASIRGKETATLDRGQGQRFWQKFKQFYEEMYFVPYRQTMKRDIQQEEDVFKLMALSEMLGIPNPVSFYTLELMPFVLEDFHEWHKRMGMEKSPLDGFRCC